The following proteins are co-located in the Mobula birostris isolate sMobBir1 chromosome 26, sMobBir1.hap1, whole genome shotgun sequence genome:
- the LOC140188050 gene encoding leucine-rich repeat and immunoglobulin-like domain-containing nogo receptor-interacting protein 3 has product MRDCASNIMLSTMSSCCQQFLGLTLMVLVTRSTVSCPARCECAPQIKSVVCHRKRLTAIPEGIPIETKVLDLSKNRLRCISSGDLSTFPLLEEVDLSENIITNIEPGAFSNLFNLRSLQLRGNQLKLIPTGVFSRLTNLTRLDLSENKIVILLDHMFQDLRNLKQLEVGDNDLVYISQRAFSGLLGLEQLTIEKCNLTSISAESLSYLENLGTLRLRYLSISFLEEQNFRKLYNLKELEIDSWPLLETITPTTLYGLNLTYLSITSTNLSSVPSGAFRNLVYLKLLNLSYNPITTIESGSFRDLIRLQHLYLVSTMLTTIQPHAFLGLKQLQVLNVSNNFLATLEESALHSVANLAVLRLDNNPLSCDCRLLWLLQKRKTLSFDHKQPVCASPADIQGSRLNDFEDSALHDYFTCQKPKIRDRTPQRVTAGEGQTVYFTCRADGEPAPVIMWVSPQRRMITSKSNGRATILPGGTLEIRFVQVHDSGTHICIASNAGGNDTSFAVLTVKSQRSDGSLYANRTSSLSEFNETALNDTQVLLKFTLDLKTILVSTAMGCITFLGVVLFCFLILFVWSRGRGHHKNNFSVEYSFRKVDGPTVSGGQGGARKFNMKMI; this is encoded by the coding sequence ATGAGAGATTGTGCCAGTAACATCATGCTTTCCACCATGTCATCATGTTGCCAGCAGTTTCTGGGTCTCACCCTGATGGTTCTGGTCACACGTTCGACAGTCAGCTGTCCGGCGCGGTGTGAGTGCGCCCCTCAGATCAAGTCAGTGGTCTGCCACAGGAAGCGACTGACTGCCATTCCAGAAGGTATTCCCATTGAAACCAAAGTCCTGGACCTAAGCAAAAACAGGCTTCGATGTATCAGCTCTGGCGACCTGTCGACATTCCCTCTTTTGGAAGAGGTTGACCTGAGTGAGAACATCATCACCAATATAGAACCCGGTGCCTTCAGCAACCTGTTCAACCTGCGCTCCTTGCAACTACGCGGGAACCAGCTCAAGCTGATCCCCACCGGTGTCTTCTCACGCCTCACCAACCTCACCCGCCTGGACCTCAGTGAGAACAAGATTGTCATCTTGCTGGACCACATGTTCCAGGACTTGCGGAACCTGAAGCAGTTGGAGGTGGGTGACAATGACTTGGTTTACATCTCCCAGCGGGCCTTCAGTGGCCTGCTTGGCCTGGAACAGCTCACCATTGAGAAGTGTAACCTGACCTCCATCTCTGCTGAATCCCTCTCCTATCTGGAGAACCTGGGCACCCTCCGGCTGCGTTACCTCAGCATCAGCTTCCTGGAGGAGCAGAACTTCAGGAAGCTCTACAACCTGAAGGAATTGGAGATTGATTCCTGGCCTCTTCTGGAGACCATCACTCCCACCACCCTGTATGGTCTGAACCTCACCTATCTCTCCATCACCAGCACCAACCTCTCCTCAGTTCCCTCCGGAGCCTTCAGAAACCTGGTCTATCTCAAGCTGTTGAACTTGTCCTACAACCCCATCACCACCATAGAATCCGGATCCTTCCGTGACTTAATCCGGCTTCAGCACTTGTACTTGGTAAGTACAATGCTCACCACCATCCAGCCACATGCATTTCTGGGGCTGAAGCAGCTCCAAGTGCTGAACGTTTCCAACAATTTCTTGGCGACGCTGGAAGAGAGCGCTTTGCACTCGGTGGCCAACTTGGCTGTGCTACGTCTTGACAACAACCCCCTCTCCTGCGACTGCCGCCTCCTGTGGCTTCTGCAGAAGAGAAAAACACTGAGTTTCGACCATAAGCAGCCAGTGTGTGCCTCCCCAGCGGACATTCAAGGTAGCCGGCTGAATGACTTTGAGGACTCTGCCCTTCACGACTACTTTACTTGCCAAAAGCCCAAAATACGGGACCGAACACCGCAGCGGGTGACAGCAGGTGAGGGACAGACGGTCTACTTCACCTGCCGGGCAGACGGGGAGCCGGCGCCGGTGATAATGTGGGTGTCTCCCCAGCGGAGGATGATCACTAGCAAGAGCAACGGCCGAGCTACCATTCTGCCGGGAGGAACCCTGGAGATCCGCTTCGTCCAGGTGCACGACAGTGGCACCCATATCTGCATCGCCAGCAATGCCGGCGGAAACGACACGTCCTTCGCCGTGCTAACGGTGAAGAGCCAGAGATCAGACGGATCCCTGTACGCCAACAGGACCTCGTCCCTCTCAGAGTTCAACGAGACTGCCCTCAATGATACGCAGGTGCTCCTGAAGTTTACCCTGGACCTGAAGACCATCCTGGTGTCCACCGCCATGGGTTGTATCACCTTCCTGGGTGTGGTGCTGTTCTGCTTTCTGATCCTGTTTGTGTGGAGCCGAGGGAGAGGGCACCACAAGAACAACTTCTCAGTGGAGTACTCCTTTCGCAAGGTGGACGGGCCAACCGTGAGTGGTGGACAAGGAGGTGCCAGAAAGTTCAATATGAAGATGATATAA